Proteins from a single region of Trichoderma asperellum chromosome 3, complete sequence:
- a CDS encoding uncharacterized protein (EggNog:ENOG41~TransMembrane:1 (n4-12c17/18o27-50i)), whose product MESLVVALASCAGVVLLLQYNYTEAPVAAGFGVAFFVLGTTVHKIVRALIYPFYISKLRNVPGPKDNQFLVGQAIRLLKAAGPNELYLEWVRKWPDAPFIRHLSWGNSEVLLVNNLEAAREVLQTHAYSFVKPSFFVKLVGEMMGTGLLFGVGEQHRQLRRITAGPLAKPNVRKMLPIFQDKAKEVSDILDKAIEGEDKGVVEVEYLFNRAAFKIISTALLNRDISNFRSKNSPLTFEQCYKGILDQPLLGKLITFINPFIPLRWLPIEANLAFIRANTAMRSMLAELIQERVEEVRLQQSEKEKSSQSDEKTEKKDFLTNMIEANLSERKGVSEQVLIDTVIQCVSAGHETTAGALTWTTYALIKYPEIQKRLREEIVSTQQKQPELSAATIDSIHYLNNVVSESLRVYSPSLLAPWEAGEDLVIAGVAIPKGTTVTTIPAMIHYNPSVWGADVNVFNPDRWDAVTGAVANPFSIEAFINGPRTCPGRALALLEIKTILVEMLSNFSLEAVNDVDVEFSHPTLTLKPKGGLNVRARRL is encoded by the exons ATGGAGTCGCTTGTTGTGGCTCTGGCTTCCTGTGCTGGCGTCGTTTTATTGCTGCAATACAACTACACTGAAGCTCCCGTGGCAGCTGGATTTGGTGTCgcattttttgttttgggaACAACTGTGCATAAGATTGTAAGGGCGCTGATATACCCTTTCTATATCTCTAAATTGCGAAATGTTCCTGGGCCAAAG GATAATCAATTTCTTGTTGGTCAAGCTATTCGCCTGCTAAAAGCGGCCGGTCCAAACGAATTGTATCTCGAGTGGGTGCGCAAATGGCCCGATGCGCCCTTCATTCGGCACCTTAGCTGGGGTAACTCAGAAGTCCTCTTGGTAAACAACCTGGAAGCAGCTCGCGAGGTGTTGCAGACACACGCATACTCGTTTGTTAAACCGAGCTTCTTTGTGAAGCTGGTTGGTGAGATGATGGGCACTGGGCTCTTATTCGGAGTAGGCGAGCAGCACAGGCAGCTAAGAAGAATCACGGCTG GGCCCCTTGCGAAGCCGAACGTGCGAAAAATGTTGCCGATTTTCCAGGATAAGGCTAAGGAGGTATCTGACATCCTTGACAAGGCGATTGAGGGGGAAGACAAGGGGGTAGTTGAAG TTGAATATTTGTTTAATCGAGCAGCCTTCAAAATCATCAGCACCGCACTCCTCAATAGGGACATCAGCAACTTCAGATCCAAAAATTCGCCACTTACCTTTGAACAATGTTACAAGGGAATCCTCGACCAGCCACTTCTGGGAAAGCTGATTACATTTATTAATCCGTTCATCCCGCTTCGATGGCTTCCTATTGAGGCCAACCTCGCCTTCATCCGGGCTAATACTGCCATGAGGAGCATGCTGGCTGAGCTCATACAAGAGCGCGTGGAAGAGGTGCGGCTTCAGCAGagcgagaaggagaaaagtaGCCAAAGCGATGAAAAGACGGAGAAGAAAGACTTTTTGACGAATATGATTGAGGCAAATCTTTCCGAAAGAAAAGGGGTCTCAGAGCAGGTTTTAATTGATACG GTCATCCAATGTGTCTCTGCTGGCCACGAAACCACAGCAGGAGCTCTCACCTGGACCACGTATGCACTCATCAAGTATCCAGAAATCCAGAAACGACTTCGCGAAGAGATCGTTTCAacccagcagaagcagccagAGCTCAGTGCAGCAACCATCGATAGTATCCATTACCTCAACAACGTCGTAAGTGAGAGTCTTCGAGTCTATTCGCCGAGTCTGTTAGCACCATGGGAAGCTGGCGAAGATCTCGTAATTGCAGGCGTCGCCATCCCTAAAGGAACTACCGTCACAACGATCCCCGCCATGATTCACTATAATCCGTCGGTCTGGGGAGCAGATGTGAACGTCTTCAACCCAGATCGATGGGACGCGGTGACTGGAGCGGTGGCCAATCCGTTTTCCATTGAGGCCTTTATCAACGGCCCGAGAACGTGTCCTGGAAGAGcattggcgctgctggagatTAAGACGATCCTCGTGGAAATGCTCAGCAATTTCTCCCTGGAAGCTGTCAATGATGTCGACGTGGAGTTTTCGCATCCGACGTTGACGCTGAAACCCAAGGGCGGTTTAAACGTTCGGGCACGGAGGCTGTAG
- a CDS encoding uncharacterized protein (TransMembrane:1 (n4-12c17/18o429-447i)~SECRETED:SignalP(1-17)~CAZy:GH76), with translation MQRSALALALLGASAGAIKVDFTSDDSIKAGASTIAYGLVKYYNGNETGQVPGTLPQPYYWWETGAVFTTLIDYWAQTGDNTYNALTSQGLLFQVGQGNDFLPANETLSEANDDQGVWALAALAAAENGLAGSQPSWQELAKNVFNEFVARWDPKCGGGLRWQIAAVNAGYNYKNSAANGVFFDLAARLFQQTNNNTYSQWATKVFEWEQKAGLISDSYQVFDGVMVESCSKVDKMQTSMSTALFLDGSAVMYNATSSSDWKTRVDGLVKDVQATFVKDGVLYESACEGEALCTVDQQSFKSFLIRSLKATTQQAPYTAATIQPLLQSTAQAAAHSCSGSVDKKEFAGQPGTACGFSWVGNAAFDGKAGVGEQMNALSALTALLSKAPRSQIFPSNSSNSTSSAGPTQPSKTSGSGTPSVSPKSPGNKVAANLLTALAVFGGVAYGLC, from the exons ATGCAGCGATCTGCCTTGGCCCTTGCGCTTCTCGGAGCGTCTGCTGGCGCTATCAAGGTTGACTTCACCAGCGATG ATTCAATCAAAGCTGGTGCGAGCACAATTGCGTATGGGCTTGTCAAGTACTATAACGGCAATGAGACGGGCCAGGTCCCAGGCACTCTCCCACAGCCGTATTACT GGTGGGAAACGGGCGCTGTGTTTACAACCTTGATCGATTACTGGGCCCAGACTGGCGACAACACTTACAATGCCTTGACGTCCCAGGGCCTGCTATTCCAGGTGGGCCAGGGCAACGACTTTCTCCCGGCGAACGAGACGCTCTCTGAAGCCAACGATGACCAAGGAGTGTGGGCTTTggccgccttggccgccgCTGAGAATGGCCTGGCCGGCAGCCAGCCGAGCTGGCAAGAGCTGGCCAAGAACGTGTTCAACGAATTTGTTGCGCGATGGGACCCCAAATGTGGTGGTGGTCTTCGATGGCAAATTGCCGCAGTCAACGCGGGCTACAACTACAAAAACTCGGCCGCCAACGGCGTCTTCTTTGATCTCGCAGCCAGGCTGTTCCAGCAGACGAATAACAACACGTACTCTCAATGGGCGACCAAGGTCTTCGAATGGGAGCAGAAAGCCGGCCTCATTTCGGACTCGTATCAGGTATTCGACGGCGTCATGGTGGAATCCTGCAGCAAGGTGGACAAGATGCAAACCAGCATGAGCACGGCGCTCTTCCTGGACGGCAGTGCGGTCATGTACAATGCCACGTCGTCGTCGGACTGGAAGACGCGAGTGGATGGACTGGTCAAGGACGTGCAGGCAACCTTTGTCAAGGACGGCGTTCTGTACGAGTCTGCGTGTGAGGGGGAGGCGCTGTGCACTGTTGACCAGCAGAGCTTCAAGAGCTTCCTCATTCGATCACTCAAGGCCACGACGCAGCAGGCTCCCTACACGGCTGCTACTATCCAGCCCCTGCTCCAGTCGACTGCACAGGCTGCTGCCCATAGCTGCAGCGGATCGGTTGACAAGAAGGAATTTGCGGGACAACCTGGAACTGCTTGTGGCTTCTCCTGGGTTGGAAACGCCGCCTTTGATGGAAAGGCCGGGGTTGGAGAGCAGATGAATGCCCTCTCTGCCCTGACGGCGCTGCTTTCCAAGGCCCCCAGGAGCCAGATATTCCCCAGCAACTCCAGCAACTCGACGAGCTCTGCTGGCCCGACCCAGCCCAGCAAGACGTCTGGATCGGGCACCCCTTCCGTCAGCCCGAAGAGCCCTGGCAACAAAGTTGCTGCGAACCTCCTGACGGCATTGGCTGTATTTGGTGGCGTTGCGTATGGACTTTGCTAA
- a CDS encoding uncharacterized protein (MEROPS:MER0061068~BUSCO:EOG092D3OBO), giving the protein MCKLAFKVTAIKGLAPSVAFSRNRKNLSQVAGHFRRGTHRHCKTHLNNNSSQFFICFRKKSIRRKKKKMQLKTLQKLELPAAADMHVHLRQGEMMEVVVPTLEQGGIDTAFVMPNLVPPLTTVDQVVDYQGKLRAIAPNVHFLMSLYLHPSVTPETIEKAAQAGVTGVKLYPQGATTNSEHGVANIEAFYDTFAAMEKHDLVLNLHGEVLEALAPEGTTLEEAFLPTLKQLHERFPNLRIILEHCTTAAAVEAVKACGSNVGATITAHHLYLTEADACCDPFAFCKPIPKKPTDRDALLKAAVSGNPKFFFGSDSAPHPITSKTSAAQGKAPAGVFTQPYVTQLVLLGLEEGIERGIISEEDVTQEKLEGFLSKFGRRFYKLPETSGNSLLLERKGEKISTSVKSESGAVEVGISRAGAEVFSLTWVKGA; this is encoded by the exons ATGTGTAAATTAGCATtcaaagttactgctataaaaggcTTAGCTCCGAGCGTTGCTTTTTCTCGAAATCGGAAAAATCTTTCCCAAGTGGCGGGGCATTTCAGACGTGGAACGCATCGTCATTGCAAGACTCATTTGAACAACAATTCATCTCAATTCTTTATCTGTTTTAGGAAGAAGAGTAtaagacgaaaaaaaaaaaagatgcaaCTCAAGACTCTTcagaagctggagctgccggCCGCAGCGGACATGCACGTCCATTTGCGCCAGGGCGAGAtgatggaggtggtggtgccgaCGCTGGAGCAAGGAGGGATTGACACTGCCTTTGT TATGCCGAATCTT GTGCCTCCCTTGACGACTGTTGACCAA GTCGTGGACTACCAAGGCAAGCTCCGTGCTATTGCTCCCAATGTCCATTTCCTCATGTCCCTCTAC CTTCACCCCTCAGTCACTCCAGAGACGATAGAAAAAGCAGCCCAAGCTGGTGTTACTGGCGTCAAGTTGTATCCGCAGG GCGCAACCACCAACTCTGAGCACGGAGTGGCTAATATCGAAGCCTTCTATGATACCTTCGCCGCCATGGAAAAGCATGATCTTGTGCTCAACCTACACGGAGAGGTCCTGGAGGCTTTGGCTCCGGAGGGCACTACGCTTGAAGAGGCTTTTCTTCCCACCCTCAAGCAGCTCCACGAGAGATTCCCCAACCTGCGCATCATC CTGGAGCACTGCAccacagctgctgcagtagAGGCAGTCAAGGCTTGCGGATCCAACGTTGGAG CTACTATTACCGCCCATCATCTTTACCTGACAGAGGCTGACGCCTGCTGCGACCCCTTTGCATTCTGCAAGCCTATCCCCAAGAAGCCCACCGACAGGGATGCCCTTCTCAAGGCTGCTGTCAGCGGCAACCCCAAATTCTTCTT TGGAAGCGACAGCGCTCCCCATCCGATAACCTCCAAAACCTCCGCTGCCCAAGGCAAGGCACCGGCCGGTGTCTTTACGCAGCCGTACGTTACACAGCTCGTGCTCTTGGGACTGGAAGAGGGCATTGAGCGGGGTATCATCAGCGAAGAGGATGTGACCCAGGAGAAGCTCGAGGGATTCCTCAGCAAGTTTGGTAGACGCTTCTATAAGCTGCCCGAAACCTCTGGAAACTCGCTCCTGTtggagagaaagggagagaagattTCAACGAGCGTGAAGAGCGAGAGCGGAGCTGTCGAAGTTGGCATTTCGAGAGCAGGTGCTGAAGTCTTCAGTCTGACCTGGGTGAAAGGGGCATGA